One Helicobacter pylori genomic window, CTTTTCTTTAGCTTTATGCCTTTCTTGCAAATAAATAGGAGCGTTCCCTTTTTCGCCTTTTTGAGATTTTTTAGATGCAGATTTTTCCACAACGGGATAAAGTTTTGGTTTAAAATCGTTATAATCTAAATAGTAGCGATCGTAATACACCCGATTTTTGTCATAAAACACCCCTTTATCCAAACGATTGGATGAAAAAAACTTAAAACTGCCTATAGTTGGCGTTTTATAGACATTATACGAATCAAAATCATTCAAATCCACCTCTATCACATACCCACGCTTTTCTAAAGAATACAATTTATTATGGTTTAATACAATCGTATTGAGCGAAGCGAAAGGCAGTTTCACGCTGTTTAATTCCCTCAAACTCTTATCCATTTGCAAAATCTGCCCATCTAGCGTGAGCACGTATAAAGTCCCCTTATCATAAAGCAAATCCACAATATCCCCATCATAGTTGAACTCTTGACCGCTCACTACTGAGAGTATTCTTTTCCCTGTAGAAGCGATCATGTTATTGCCATCTACGATAAGATAAGTGATATTGTTAAAAAACTTATCGCTGCTGATAACAATGTTTCTAATAGGTGTAGGGTTTCCATGCACATAATCCACGACTAACAAACGCCCATCTAGCATGGGGAATACCACGACCGTATCCATAAAAATAGGCATCGCCATCAAAGAATTGATCGTGGTGCTTGGGGAACCTTTCTCACTAAAAAGCAATTTTTGAGAAGTGATGTCGTATAAATTCGCTGAATTGTCCGCTAACACCACCGCTAAAAGATTCCCTTTAACGCTCGCGCTCAAGGCAAAAGTCTCCAAAGGAATAATGATGGATTGTTGGCTGGCGTTAGGGTTAGAGCTAATCAATTCCACTTGATGGCAGACTTTATCTTGGACTTCTGCTTCAACGCCCTTTAATTTCAATTCCGTTTCTTCAGTCTTAGCCACCTTGCTTTTGCTTGTTTTTTTATCAATCTTGTTCAAACAATCTTGCGCAAGGATGAAAAACCCCTGACTCTCATTTAAAAAACTGCTTTCATAATTGAAATTCTTACCGATTCTTAGCTGCGTTAAACCTTGATCGCCTATAACCGCTCCATTTTTCAAAATGGCTCCATAACGATTAGACGAAACGATGCTTTCTTGCAAATGGTTAGGGAAATACGCTTCGCCTTTAATTTGGTGTTTAGCGGGTTTGAAGTATTTCCTCATGTTACAGCCGCTAAAAACAATTAGGGCTATGAGTAAGATTAAAAATGGTTTGTTCATCAAATCAATGCGTTCCTTGAATGGTTTCTTTCTTTAGATTAGTTGGTTTGGAAGGGTTTTGTTGAATATCTTCTAACATTCCATAATGTTTTAAAACAGAGATTATAGCATAGAGTGAAGAACTTAGAGGGATAGTTGATAAACTTTGATGTGCTTTTATGATTGCGTCTTTAGAATTTTCTTCATACAACAAATTCACTTCTTGTAAAGCGCTCATTTCTTTAAGAATGGGGCTTTTTTCAAGCAAGTTTTTATCTCTAGAGAGCGATGCGTAAGAATATTTGGCAAACGCTTTAACGACTTCATTAGAAGATTGCGAAAGCCTTTTAAACTCGTTTGCATCGTTTCTCTCACTCGCTCTGGCGAACTGATACAAATCATACAACTCTGGGGCGACTTCTTTCAATCTTTTTTGCAAGGCTATATTATTAGGGCTCTCTAACACTTCGTTATAAATTTGGGTGATCCGCTCTCTAGTTTGCTCATGCTTATAATCTTGTAACTTTGTATCCCCTAAATAAGCGATAAAAGCCACCACGATAAACAACAACACCCACTTGTAGCGTTTGAAAAACTTTTCTAATCTAAACGCTCCTTCTAAAAGCTTTTCATCGCTTTTGAATTCGTTTTTAACTTGCTCTAAATTTTCCTTAATACTCATGCCTTGCTCACTCCTGTGCTGCCAAATCCTCCGCTACCCCTTGAAGTTTCATCTAATCGTTCGCATTCTATAAATTCGGCTTTATAAGTTTTTTGAACCACCCCTTGAGCGATCCTATCCCCTACTTGGACTTTAAAATCTTTATCGCTTAAATTCGCTAAAATGACCTTAATTTCGCCCCTATAATCGTTATCCACCGTGCCAGGAGAATTCAACACCATCACCTGATGGTTCAAAGCCAAACCGCTACGGGTGCGCACTTGCAATTCATACCCCACTTCTAAAGACAAACAAATCCCTATTTTCACCAACCCCACGCTATGAGGTTTGATCGTTACTTCTTCTACAGCGTGCAAATCAAAGCCTGAAGAACCCTCGGTTTGGTATTTAGGGATAAGGGCGTTTGGGTGGATTTTTTGGATTTTAATTTTCATCAAAACAAATCTCTTTATAATAAATGTCTAAAATTTCAAAATCGCTCTCGCCATTAGGCAATTGAATGCTCACCGCATCGCCCTTGCTCTTACCGATCAAACTCTTAGCGATCGGCGAACCAAAAGAGATCAACCCTTTAGCCGGATCGCTCTCCACGCTCCCTACTATCGTATAAGAAAACTCTTTATCGTTATCCAAATTAAGGATTTTAATCGTGCTGCCAAAACTCACTTTATTATGGGCTAAAACGCTCGGATCAATCACTTGAGCGTTAGCGACAATTTCGCTTAAATCCACGATCCTCGCTTCAATGAAGCGTTGTTTTTCTTTAGCGGCATGGTATTCAGCGTTTTCTTTCAAATCCCCATGCCCTCTAGCAATATCAATTTCTTTCACAATATTAGGCCGTTCCACCTCTTTTAATTGCTTTAATTCCGCGCAAATTTTATTGTATCCATGCATACTCATAGGTTCTTTATTCATTTAATCTCCTAAGCTTATTCAGTAGAGATTATAGTAAAAATTAAGTTAAATTCAGCAAAAAAGCCATTTCATTAGCGATTTTTCTCGCGCTCCCACTGGCTAAATATTCCCTTAATCTCAAACTTTCTTTAAAATAGCACTCTCTGTCCATTTCTTTATACGCTTTTAACAAACCCTCTACGCTCAAAAAATGCTGGATCAATTCCGGGTGTAATTGGCTCTCCCCAAGCCCTGGAGTCTCATCATTTAAGGCGTTATAAAAGATGTTCGCTAAACCTATATAATGCAAATTGACCAACATTCTAGCGATCAAAAAATCCATCGTTTTAGCCCTATACGCTAACACAAAAGGCGTGCCAATCAAAGCGGCCTCTAAAGTCGCTGTGCCGCTGCAAATGAACGCAAATTCCGCTTCAAACAAACTCTTATGCGCATCATAAGAAATTTCAAATAATTCAATGTCTTCTCCATAAAGAGCTTTCAAATCCAACCCCTTAAAGAAACTCGGCACCACCAACACACGCCTTTTAAACCCTTCGTTTTGTTCTAAAATTTGAGCCGCTTTGACAAACAAAGGGAATATTTTAGCGATTTCGCTTTTTCGGCTTCCTGGCATAAACACTAGAGTTTCGCCCTTAATATCTTTTTTATAGTATTTAATTTCATCTAATAAAGGGTGTCCCACATATTGGGCTTTTTTTTGGTAATAGCCCACTTCAAAAGGCAAAATCGCTCCCAAAAAATCGCAGTATTTTTCAAGGCTTTTAGCACGCCATTTTTTCCATGCCCAAACTTGCGGTAAAATATAATACATGATTTTTTTATGCGGATCTTGTTTTTTGATTTTTTTGGCTAGGGGGATATTGAAAGAAGAAGAATCCATTAAAAGCACCATATCCGCTTGTTTGGCTAATTGGACCATTTCTTTATGGGCTTTGAGTAAAAACCCTAAACGGCCTATCACGTCTCTAAAACCCATGACAGAAAATTCCCTAGGGCTATAGAGCGCGTCTTCCCCTTCAAACACGCCAATGAAACGATAATCTTTGGGCAAATTGCGGCGTAATTCTTCTAAATGAATATTAGAGCTCGCTTCTAAAGCGCTCACTAAAATTGTGGGCATTATTTGTCTTTCAAAAGGTTTTGGACTTGATAGAGCTTGATTTCTTTATGCAAATCCCTCAATTCAATTTTGAGCAACGAATTTTCAAAATCTTTTTTAGAAAGATGGTTTTTTAAAAGCCTGTTTTCGCGCAAAACGCTACGGTATTGCAAATAAATCCCTTCATCAAACACACGCTTGCTTGGTTTTGCCATGATAACCTGATTATCACTAGTGAAAACCTCCACCTCTTCAAGGGCTTTAGGGAAAATCCATTCTTCTCCTGTATTTTGTGTTTCTTTGTTTAAGCGGGAGTTTTCTTTTTCTAATTTTTTTTGATAGATTTCTTGTTTCAAACCTTTTAAGGCGCTTTTTTTCTTACGCAAGATTTCTTGGACTTGCTTCAATTCCAAACGGATTTTTTTTAAAACTCCTCTAGTGTCTTCAATTTCTTGCTGGTAAGCGTTCAATTCTTCTTGCATCGGTTTTTATTCCGCTAACATTTCTAAAGACAACAAACGCATTTCATTGCCTTGAGTGATAATGACATTCTTGCTGTGGCATTTCTCGCACACCCCATAATCTAGCGCGTTAGGCTTAAAAACATGCGAACAATCCTTGCACTCTAATTCAACCTTTTCATCTACAATGTCTAAAATAGCGTCTTTACACACCAAAGATTCTTCTCTAAAAGTCTCAAATGCGCTCACAAACAAGCTCTTATCCATAGCGCTTCTTTCGCCAATACCGACCACGACTCTTTCAATCTTATGGGCTTTATTTTTCTTCGCATGCTCTTCGCAAAGAGCGATTAAAGAAGAAACGACCGAGTATTCATGCATACTAAACCTTAATCTTTAAATTAGCCCCTATTATATTGTATTAGAGTAATCCTTTGGTTTATTGCTTGAGATTCAATAGGGTGTTAAGGATTTGATCGGATGTGGTTACCGCTTTAGAGTTCGCTTGAAACCCCCTTTGAACCACAATCAAATTCGTTAAACTCCGGCTCAAATCCACATTACTAGATTCTAATTTAGATCCTGAAATTGAACCCCTACGCCCCGTATTAGCCGCGCCGATTAAGGCTTGCCCTGAGTTTCCGGTTTGAGAAAAGACATTCCCGCCTAAAGCCTGTAAGCCCGCATCGTTAGCGAAATTCGCTAAAGCCACTTGAGCGAGCGCTAAAGTCCTGCCATTACTGAACGCTCCTAAAAGCACCCCATCTGAATCAAAGCGAACATCCATCAAATCGCCCGCCTGATAGCCGTTTTGCTCAATCGCATAAGTTTCAGAAATCTTATCCACGCTTGTCAATCCGTCAAAACTCCCTGAGGAACCAAAGGCTAAATTGATGCGTTGGGGGGCATCAGCGCCATTTTTAGGGTCAAATTGCAAAAGAGGCGGGTTCATGCCTGCAAGCGATCCGTCGTTATTGAAGCGCAAACGGCCTCCTTCAAACACATTAGGCCTAGCCGCTGACCCCCCTACTAATTCCCCAGGCTCAGGCACGATCACTCTAAAATTCCATTCCGCCCCCCCACTCCTATAAAACTCAATGCGCATGGCGTGTTTAGTGCCTAAGCTGTCTATCACATCAATGCTTGTCGCATGGGTAGCGTGGGTGAATTTAGAACTGCTCGCTGACGCTCCCCCTTCAATCAAAGAAGCGGTATTAAGCCCTTTCATGGCGTTTTTAAACAAAACATTGTTCGTTACGCTGTCTGAAGAATACCCACTCACAAAGATATTGAGATTTTCTTTAATGACATTTTTATTGTCTTTATTATTGATTTCAAACATGCCGTATTGGTTGATTGTAACCCCTATAGAAGCGGCTGAGTCTTGGTAATTGTCCGCTAAACTAGGATCTTTAACGATATTAGCGTCATGCTGGATTAAGGCGCGCAAGTCTTCAGTGGTCCTAAACTGCCCAATATCCGCATTAGGGCTAATAGAATGCGTGTAGCTGTATTTGAAAGCCGTTACATCTTTATCGCCGTCTAAAAAGTTAGCGAACGCTCCGGTTCCGGCTTGAGTAACCACAATGTTTTTAAGCTTTTCATCGCCGTCTAATTCATTGGTGTTTTCCAAACGCAATTGCTTGCCGTCTAAATAAGCTTCAATGCCCGTTTGGCTTTTGACCGCATTGATCGCATTTTTCGCCGCTACTAAGCTTGAAGTCCGGCTCACCGCTGAATCGTTCGTGAAAGAAATCTTAACCCCATTCAACTCAAGCGTGCTGTTTTCTGCAGAAGGGAGGATGTCTTTGACCATTTTCGCGCTTTTATAACTCACCCAAATCCCTTGATTTTCATTCAATAAAAGAGCGTCGCCATCTTCATTGTATAAAGATCCCATGTCTTCGGCGACTTGAGCTAAATTCGTGCCTGAATCATACACCGGATTAATGCCATCTGAAGGGGTTTTGGCTGAAGAATCCAAAGCGAATATCGCCGCTGTTTGATCAGCATGCCTTCCGGCGTTTAGATTCGCCCTCATAGAAATGCGGTTACTCGCTCTGGCTGGCATCACCATTCCCGGATCAATTCTAATGTTTTCTAAAGGGCCGGTGTTATCCACTTTTAAAGCGTCCGTATCGCTCCCTTTATTGCCGGTATCGCTCCCGTTTCTCACCCACCCTTGCACCACAAGCCCGCCGGTGGTAACCAAACTCCCTTGCGAGTCAAAAAGAAACTCCCCATCTCTAGTGAAATTGCGCGTGATCCCCCTATCAGGGCTAATGATAAAAAAGCCATCGCCTTGAATCGCTAGATCGGTTTTGACATCTGTGTTTTGGATATTGCCTTGTGAAAAGATTTTAGTCGTCGCATCCACGCCTACCCCAAGCCCCACGGAAAAGTCATTCTGCCCTGCCAACCCATTTTTATAGGGTGCGGTAGCGATGAGTTTGACTTGAGAGAGCATATCCACAAAAGAAGCCCTAGAATATTTAAAACCAGTGGTATTCACATTCGCAATATTATTACTCTCAATATCCAAAGCGATTTGGTGGGCTTGCATCCCATTGACACCAGACCATAAAGACCTAAGCATGGTTATCCTTTAATTTAAAGAAATTCAATCTATGCAAAATAAAGCAAAAGTTGTTCCTAAATAGCTTTTTAGAATGATTGGTTGCGGATTTTAAAGGTTTGTTAATCAAAAAGATCGGTCAAATTCACAAAAAATAGGGGGTTTTGTAACACTACCCCCATAACGCTTTTTAAAGGTTATCGCTCAAATTTAAGAACCTAACTCGCTTTAGCGCAAAATCGCGCATTCATGATCTTGAATCTCTTCGGCTGAAGCGCGATTTAAAGTCAATGGGTTAAATTGTGTCGCTAACAAGACAAAGGAGTTATCGCTTTGTTGCACCACCGCTAAGCCATAGTCCCCCATGCGTTTGTGTGCGTTAGGCACTTCTTTATTAAGCATGACAAACGGGCTTTTTTGCGCTAATTCGCTCTCTGTTACCCGACGAGCCAGATATTTATGCCCATTCAAGCCCCCTGATAATGGCGACCAACGGCTGTTGATTTTTTTTAAATTATTATCCAGCTGTTTGCGCACATCAAGGCTAATGCAAGAGATATGGATGTGAAAATGGTTTTGCGATCGCCCTTTGCTAGAGTTAATCGTCAAAGAAATCGCGCTATCAGGAATGGGTTTGCCGTATTTTTTACTCATAAAATCGCGCGCTTGCCAGGATAAATAAAAAAAGTTAGGCGTAGAGGGATCAAGTAGCAAAGGGCTTTCAATACCGCTAATGTGAGTTGTTGGCATCAACAAATATTGCAACGGGCCGTTAATATCTTTTAAAACTACATAGCCGGCATCGGGTTTGACTTCTATGCATGGCAAAGGATTTTGATTTTTCTCATAATTGGGCAAACATTTCTCAAAAACAATCTTACGCAACACATTCGGATCTTTAGCGTTTAAACTCATAACAGCGATAGCCATCAGTGCTAAAAAAAGAAAGCCCGCTTTTTTCATCTTTTTTGCTCCTTGTTTTTAATGGGAGTTTTTACAAACCCTCTTGTTATTTTTCTACAATAGCGGTTAAAATCTTTAATCATTATGATTATTTTAATAAATTTTAACTTATTAGTAACATTTAGTAACCTATTTTTAGAAAGAGATTTTTGAATACTAACTAGAAAAAATTTAAATTGATAGCATTAAAAAGATCTAAAAGAATTTTTTAAAATATTAAATAGCTTGCGTTAATCAGGTGGTAATTTTTCACCATGCGATCTTATGGGTTGATACTTATCAAATTAAAGCGTTTTATAACCTTGCTTTAGATAACATGGTAGCATTGACACCACGATAAGGATAATTATCATGCAAGATTTACCCCCATGCCCTAAATGCAACGACGCCTACACCTACCATGATGGCACGCAACTAATTTGCTCTAGCTGTTTGTATGAGTGGAATGAAAATGAAGCTAATGATGAAGAATTGATCGTTAAAGATTGCCACAATAATCTTTTACAAAATGGGGACTCGGTCATTCTCATTAAGGATTTAAAGGTTAAAGGTTCATCTTTAGTGCTTAAAAAAGGCACCAAAATCAAAAATATCAAGCTTGTCAATAGCGATCACAATGTGGATTGTAAAGTGGAAGGGCAGAGTTTGTCTTTAAAATCTGAATTCCTCAAAAAAGCTTAGAAAAATACAAAAGCTTAAGAGTAAGAAAAACTTAGTGGCTTTTTAAGCTTGTAAAGTCATTTTTTAGAAAAAATCAACTTATCTAGCTTGAAAAAAATCACCGCTCCAATGGTTTGCCCCAAGAAAAGATTGAGCCACAACGGAAAATTGAAATAATAAAAAATCTCCATAAAAGGCAGCATCACCAACGCGCTCAACATCCATCTAAGCCAATAAACCAAAAACAGCTTAGAAGCGTATTCTGTGCCAAGTTTCTTAAAAAATTCTCGCATAAAGACAACCCTTTAAACCCTTTTTGCAAACTCTCCCTAAAAAGGAAAGCCCGCCATCAAGGAATATTCCTAAATTTCATACCTTTAGACAATCGTATAGGACACTCTTTTTTCAAAAAGTTTGCTCTCATAATTGCCTAAATCCCTACCATCTACAAGGGCAAAAGCATCGCCAAAAGTCGCCAATAAGGCAGTATCTAATTGCATGTCTTTATGGCGGTTCAGCGGGATAAAGACTTCCTTGTGATTATTTTGAAAATCAAACGCTAGAAATGAATCTTTCAAATACACTTCCACTCTAGGAGCGTTTTTCACCACGCTGTTTTGACCCAGTTTCAAGCCTTGCACTTCAGCGCTTTTAATCCCGCACGCATGGCATAAGGACACAAACATGCTCTCTTTTGAAATGGTTGCAAACCAGGGCAAACTCTCTCGTTTAGGTAAATTTTCTTTACCCTCTAAAGCCTTTTGTCTTCTAGGCATGTCATGCTTGATGAACGCATAAAAATTACGAACGCTTTCTTTAGGGGTTGTTCCCTTGAGCTGGTTGGCAATATTAGCCACGCTCGCATCGTCTCTTTCATAACGCCCCATTGCTACAAAATCGCTCGTTTCAAACAAACGCTCATTCAATTGATAGCTAGCGATCTCATACGACAAATGGACTCGTTTTTTTTGAGCGCTTTTTAAAAATTCCACTTGCAAATAAGGCACTCCAAAATTGAGCATGCTTTCATAGCTAGCATGATTGCCTTGTAAATTCACATTGCTCGCTGCAACGCTCGGCATGGGAATGAAAAGTGAAGTGTGTTCTGCAGAATCAAAATCAATGCTGTACTCAGCTTCTATTTTATATCTTGCAACACTCCCTTTGCTTTCTTCTGCCTGCAAAATCTGTGCTCCTAAAACAGCACCTGTAGCGCCTAAAGCAGTCGTTTTAATAAAATCCCTTCGTTTCATAACTATAACTCTTTATTGTAATTTTTAAATTCGTTGAATGAATGAAAAAATAGGACACACCACCAAAGGATTGATGAGTATCCAAAAACCTAAATTTTGAAAGACAAAGCGTTCCTAAAAAATAAGAACGCTTAAAGAAAAGGGTTACTTTTTCTTTTTTGTGTGGTGCATGTCTTTTCCATGCATGTCTTTCATCATTTTTTGGTGTTTTTCAAGAGCTTTTTTAACTCCCTCAGCGTATTTGGGGTCAGCTTTCTTGAAATGCTCCAATTGTTTATCCACAATTTCCTTATGGGTAACATGAGCTAAAGACTCTCCAATAGTGTCATGCAACCTTTCTTTTTCATCAGCTGGCAATGAGCGGTAGTAATCACCTGGTTGGGTGTAGTAATCGCTATCCTCAGCTCTGTAATCCCAATTCCACACTTCAAACTCTTTCTCAATATGAGCTAAGTTGAACTTAGGATCCCTTGCGCTCTTATCTTCTTTATAGCCAGGCAATGAGCTAGGCGTATAGTTTTGTAAAGAGCCGTAGTATCCGTTTTGCATGTAACCATCTCTGCTAGAAGAGTGGAATGGGCATCTTGGTTTATTAACCGGTATTTGAGGATAATTAACCCCTAAGCGGTAGCGGTGTGTGTCTCCATAAGAGAACAAGCGCCCTTGTAACATCCTATCAGGGCTATAGCCAATTCCAGGAACGACATTAGCCGGACTGAATGCCGCTTGCTCCACTTCTGCGAAATAGTTTTCAGGATTTTTATTCAACTCTACAATGCCCACTTCCATCAATGGATAATCTTGGAGATACCAAATTTTAGTAACATCAAACGGATGGAATCGATACTTCTTAGCGTCCTCTTCTGGCATCACTTGAATGCTTAATTTCCATTTTGGGAAATCCCCTCTAGCGATCGCATTGAACAAATCCCTTTGATTGGAATCTGGATCGTATTTTCTGATTTCTGCGGCTTCTTCGTTAGTCAAGTGCTTAACGCCTTGCATGGTGTGAAAGTGGAATTTCACCCAAAAGCGTTCGCCTTTAGCGTTGATAAGACTGAAAGTGTGGCTGCCAAAACCATCCATGTGGCGGAAAGATTTAGGGATCCCTCTATCGCTCATAACCCATGTTACTTGGTATAAGCTTTCAGGAACATTACTCCAAAAATCCCATACCATGTCGTGGTTAGGCAAATTGGTTTGAGGATCTCGTTTTTGAGTGTGGATAAAATCAGGGAATTTGATCGCATCACGGATAAAGAAAACGGGCGTGTTGTTCCCCACTAAATCCCAATTACCTTCTTCAGTGTAATACTTCATCGCAAAACCTCTAGGGTCTCTTACCGCATCCGCACTGCCTCTTTCACCAGCCACAGTAGAAAATCTGAAAAAGCATTCTGTTTTTTTGCCCACTTTAGAGAAAATTTTCGCTTTAGTGTATTTAGTGATGTCTTTAGTCACGGTGAAAGTGCCATAAGCCCCGCTTCCTTTAGCATGCACCACCCTTTCAGGGATTCTCTCTCTGTCAAACGCCGCTAATTTTTCCAAAAACCAAGTGCTTTGTAATAAAACAGGACCTCTAGGACCAGCCGTAATCACATTGTTGTCATCCCAAACGGGAGCGCCAAAAGCAGTGGTTTGTTTCACATCTTTATTAACCATCTTTTTTCCTTTATTTGATTTAAATCTTCGTAATATGACACTAAGCCAATTACTTGTGGTGATTATTACATAATTTGTTATACAAAGACTAACAAGGTTCAATTTCCTTAAAAAATCTTTTTTTTAAGAATAAAAAACCCCCTTAAGTATTTCTATTCGTAACAATTAATAAAAATAAGAAAGATTAAAAACAAAATTTTATTTTTAATCTGGTTTTAATAATAATTATTATACTATTCTATCTCAATGTTTTAGCGGATTTTGTTTTTTTTTGATTTTTATTTTTTGAATTTTTAGATTAAGGAGAATTGTTGGATGTTTTTAAGATCATACCCAAAGCTTAGATACGCTTTATGTTTACCCCTACTCACTGAGACTTGCTATAGCGAAGAGCGGACTTTAAATAAGGTTACCACCCAAGCCAAAAGGATTTTCACTTACAATAATGAATTTAAGGTAACTTCTAAAGAATTGGATCAACGCCAAAGCAATGAAGTCAAAGACCTGTTTAGGACTAACCCTGATGTGAATGTGGGCGGAGGGAGCGTGATGGGGCAGAAAATCTATGTGAGAGGCATTGAAGACAGGCTTTTAAGGGTTACGGTGGATGGGGCCGCGCAAAATGGCAATATCTACCACCACCAAGGCAACACCGTGATTGACCCTGGCATGCTCAAAAGCGTGGAAGTTACCAAAGGCGCGGCGAATGCGAGCGCGGGGCCAGGAGCGATTGCAGGGGTGATTAAAATGGAGACTAAAGGAGCGGCTGATTTTATCCCTAGGGGGAAAAATTATGCGGCGAGTGGGGCGGTGAGTTTTTATACCAATTTTGGGGACAGAGAGACTTTTAGATCGGCCTACAAAAGCACGCATTTTGACATTATCGCTTACTACACGCACCAAAACATTTTCTATTATAGGAGTGGCGCCACAGCGATGAAAAACCTTTTCAAACCCACACAAGCCGATAAAGAGCCAGGAACTCCTAGCGAGCAAAACAACGCTTTGATTAAAATGAATGGCTATTTGAGCGACAGAGACACGCTCACTTTCAGCTGGAACATGACACGAGATAACGCTACACGTCCTTTAAGGAGCAACGCTATAGGGTTAGCTTATCCTTGTGAAGCCCCCTTTAGTCCTGATGGCGCTCAAGGGTGTCCTAATGTGCTAGATAGTTTCACAAGGTATTTGTATCACTCTATTAATAGCACTAACAATCTTTCCTTACAATATAAAAGAGAAGCGGGAAATTCTTTTGGCGACCCACGATTGGATTTTACCCTTTATACAAGCATCAGGAACGCCCAGTTTGATCCCCTATTTGATCCTAATGGCGTTTATGCTAAATTCCCCACTTCTTTAGCGAGCGCATGGGAAAGAGAAAATTACCCATGCGTTGAAGGCGGGTATTGCACCCCAAGCTTTTCTGATGTGGATAAACCAAGCTCACAGCCTAGGAATTTGTTTTTAAACAACACCGGCTTAAACCTTAAAGTCGCGCATGTGATTGATGAAGCCACAGACAGCCTTTTTGAATACGGATTCAACTACCAAAATTTAAGCGTTTTTGACGCTCGTATCCCCAAATCAGAATTATACAGGCCTAATCAAATTTATACTGATGATAAAGGGCAAAAACAAATCGCTTGCACTCTTGTGGATAATAACCCCAATGACCCCACGCTATGCCAAAGAGGGAAAGCGAATGGGAATATTTATGGAGGCTATGTGCAAGCGAATTACTCGCCCCATAAAATCATCACTTTTGGAGCCGGGGTTAGGTGGGACGCCTACACGCTTTATGATAAGGATTGGAACCACCGCTACACTCAAGGCTTTAGCCCTAGCGCAGCTCTTGTGCTAAGCCCCATTGAGCCTTTATCTTTAAAAATCACTTATTCTCAAGTTACAAGGGGGGTGATGCCAGGAGATGGCGTGTACATGCGCCAAAACGACTTACGATACGCTAAAAACATCAAGCCTGAAGTGGGCTCTAACGCTGAATTTAATATTGATTATTCAAGCCAGTATTTTAGCGGGAGGGCTGCGGCGTTTTATCAGGCTTTGGATAATTTCATCTCCCAATACGCGCAACGCTTGATCGTAACC contains:
- the lpxB gene encoding lipid-A-disaccharide synthase, with protein sequence MPTILVSALEASSNIHLEELRRNLPKDYRFIGVFEGEDALYSPREFSVMGFRDVIGRLGFLLKAHKEMVQLAKQADMVLLMDSSSFNIPLAKKIKKQDPHKKIMYYILPQVWAWKKWRAKSLEKYCDFLGAILPFEVGYYQKKAQYVGHPLLDEIKYYKKDIKGETLVFMPGSRKSEIAKIFPLFVKAAQILEQNEGFKRRVLVVPSFFKGLDLKALYGEDIELFEISYDAHKSLFEAEFAFICSGTATLEAALIGTPFVLAYRAKTMDFLIARMLVNLHYIGLANIFYNALNDETPGLGESQLHPELIQHFLSVEGLLKAYKEMDRECYFKESLRLREYLASGSARKIANEMAFLLNLT
- the greA gene encoding transcription elongation factor GreA, whose protein sequence is MNKEPMSMHGYNKICAELKQLKEVERPNIVKEIDIARGHGDLKENAEYHAAKEKQRFIEARIVDLSEIVANAQVIDPSVLAHNKVSFGSTIKILNLDNDKEFSYTIVGSVESDPAKGLISFGSPIAKSLIGKSKGDAVSIQLPNGESDFEILDIYYKEICFDEN
- the hypA gene encoding hydrogenase/urease nickel incorporation protein HypA — protein: MHEYSVVSSLIALCEEHAKKNKAHKIERVVVGIGERSAMDKSLFVSAFETFREESLVCKDAILDIVDEKVELECKDCSHVFKPNALDYGVCEKCHSKNVIITQGNEMRLLSLEMLAE
- the dut gene encoding dUTP diphosphatase — translated: MKIKIQKIHPNALIPKYQTEGSSGFDLHAVEEVTIKPHSVGLVKIGICLSLEVGYELQVRTRSGLALNHQVMVLNSPGTVDNDYRGEIKVILANLSDKDFKVQVGDRIAQGVVQKTYKAEFIECERLDETSRGSGGFGSTGVSKA
- the pgbB gene encoding plasminogen-binding protein pgbA C-terminal domain-containing protein; this translates as MNKPFLILLIALIVFSGCNMRKYFKPAKHQIKGEAYFPNHLQESIVSSNRYGAILKNGAVIGDQGLTQLRIGKNFNYESSFLNESQGFFILAQDCLNKIDKKTSKSKVAKTEETELKLKGVEAEVQDKVCHQVELISSNPNASQQSIIIPLETFALSASVKGNLLAVVLADNSANLYDITSQKLLFSEKGSPSTTINSLMAMPIFMDTVVVFPMLDGRLLVVDYVHGNPTPIRNIVISSDKFFNNITYLIVDGNNMIASTGKRILSVVSGQEFNYDGDIVDLLYDKGTLYVLTLDGQILQMDKSLRELNSVKLPFASLNTIVLNHNKLYSLEKRGYVIEVDLNDFDSYNVYKTPTIGSFKFFSSNRLDKGVFYDKNRVYYDRYYLDYNDFKPKLYPVVEKSASKKSQKGEKGNAPIYLQERHKAKEKPLEENKVKPRNSGFEEEEVKARRPEPIKDQNNAIQQGETKNNESKNAPISKESAAKKEAPKPSSKEEKRRLKEEKKKAKAEQRAREFEQRAREHQERDEKELEERRKALEMNKK
- the mua gene encoding nickel-binding protein Mua, whose product is MQEELNAYQQEIEDTRGVLKKIRLELKQVQEILRKKKSALKGLKQEIYQKKLEKENSRLNKETQNTGEEWIFPKALEEVEVFTSDNQVIMAKPSKRVFDEGIYLQYRSVLRENRLLKNHLSKKDFENSLLKIELRDLHKEIKLYQVQNLLKDK